The following coding sequences lie in one Saccharopolyspora hordei genomic window:
- a CDS encoding ABC transporter permease — MSDLLASVPDQAPPRGGRGRFARFLAGKVGGGVVSLFLVAVLGFFLFRVIPGDPVRTMTRGAPVSEQQVQALRERFGLDQPLWKQFLDFLGDLLRGDLGTSYTYSRPVGELIVERIGPTVLLVGTATVLAVLLGLWMGSRAAWRHGGAFDKTATSVALTLWSVPTFWLGLIVLMAFGVGVGVIPGLFPVGGISSPDTPPGFLPQLLDVAHHLVLPALTMVAVIYAEYLMVMRSSLLEEMGEDYLTTARAKGLREDLVRRRHAVPNAMLPTVTLIFLRLGLVVGGAITVETVFSWPGLGLLTFEALRVPDLPLLQGIFIVLAGSVVVMNVLAELLYRVLDPRVRES; from the coding sequence GTGTCCGACCTGCTCGCTTCCGTCCCGGACCAGGCGCCGCCCCGCGGCGGCCGCGGCCGGTTCGCCCGCTTCCTGGCCGGCAAGGTCGGCGGCGGCGTGGTGAGCCTGTTCCTGGTCGCGGTGCTGGGGTTCTTCCTGTTCCGTGTGATCCCGGGCGACCCGGTGCGCACCATGACCCGCGGAGCTCCGGTGAGCGAGCAGCAGGTCCAGGCGCTGCGCGAGCGGTTCGGCCTGGACCAGCCGCTGTGGAAGCAGTTCCTGGACTTCCTGGGCGACCTGCTGCGCGGTGACCTCGGCACCTCCTACACCTACAGCCGCCCGGTCGGGGAGCTCATCGTCGAGCGGATCGGCCCCACCGTGCTGCTGGTGGGCACCGCGACCGTGCTGGCCGTGCTGCTGGGGCTGTGGATGGGGTCCCGCGCGGCGTGGCGGCACGGGGGCGCGTTCGACAAGACCGCGACCTCGGTGGCGCTGACGCTGTGGTCGGTGCCGACGTTCTGGCTCGGGCTGATCGTGCTCATGGCCTTCGGCGTCGGGGTCGGCGTGATCCCGGGGCTGTTCCCGGTCGGCGGGATCTCCTCCCCGGACACCCCGCCGGGCTTCCTGCCGCAGCTGCTCGACGTGGCGCACCACCTGGTGCTGCCCGCGCTGACCATGGTGGCGGTGATCTACGCCGAGTACCTGATGGTGATGCGGTCGTCGCTGCTGGAGGAGATGGGCGAGGACTACCTGACCACGGCCCGCGCCAAGGGCCTGCGCGAGGACCTGGTGCGCCGCCGCCACGCGGTGCCCAACGCGATGCTGCCGACCGTCACGCTGATCTTCCTCCGGCTGGGGTTGGTGGTCGGCGGGGCGATCACCGTGGAGACGGTGTTCTCCTGGCCCGGGCTGGGGCTGCTCACCTTCGAGGCGCTGCGGGTGCCCGACCTGCCGCTGCTGCAGGGGATCTTCATCGTGCTGGCGGGGAGCGTGGTGGTGATGAACGTGCTGGCCGAGCTGCTCTACCGGGTGCTGGACCCGAGGGTGCGGGAATCATGA
- a CDS encoding ABC transporter permease, with protein MTATANEVVRARRRARAAEAWRVFRADRAGLFGLVVLVLAAVLALLAPVLTDPAGLDVTRATGQPLQPPSSDYWLGTDESGRSVLLLTWWGARVSLVVGLAAALLSVLIGALVGVLAAHFGGWTSRILLRFTDFFLVLPSMVLAIALSTVLERGLWTIVLAIGVTAWPPTARMVRAQTLTIETRPYIERARALGAGHGHVIGKHVLPAVVPLVFANTTLTVASSIITESTLSFLGLGDPSLVSWGSMLKAAMDTGAVTGGAWWYLLPPGLGIVVVVLAFTLCGRALETVFNPRLRGQR; from the coding sequence ATGACAGCCACCGCGAACGAGGTCGTCCGGGCCCGCCGCCGGGCCCGGGCGGCGGAGGCGTGGCGCGTGTTCCGCGCCGACCGGGCCGGGCTGTTCGGGCTCGTGGTGCTGGTCCTGGCCGCGGTGCTGGCCCTGCTGGCGCCGGTGCTCACCGACCCCGCCGGGCTGGACGTCACGCGGGCGACGGGGCAGCCGCTGCAGCCGCCCAGCAGCGACTACTGGCTCGGCACCGACGAGTCCGGTCGCTCCGTGCTGCTGCTGACCTGGTGGGGCGCTCGGGTGTCGCTGGTGGTCGGGCTGGCCGCGGCGCTGCTGTCGGTGCTGATCGGCGCCCTGGTCGGCGTGCTCGCGGCGCACTTCGGCGGCTGGACCTCGCGGATCCTGCTGCGCTTCACCGACTTCTTCCTGGTGCTGCCGTCCATGGTGCTGGCCATCGCGCTGTCCACGGTGCTCGAACGCGGGCTGTGGACGATCGTGCTGGCGATCGGGGTGACGGCCTGGCCGCCCACCGCGCGCATGGTGCGCGCGCAGACGCTGACCATCGAGACCCGGCCGTACATCGAGCGGGCGCGGGCGCTCGGCGCGGGCCACGGCCACGTCATCGGCAAGCACGTGCTGCCCGCGGTGGTGCCGCTGGTGTTCGCCAACACCACGCTGACCGTGGCCAGCTCGATCATCACCGAGTCCACGCTGTCGTTCCTCGGGCTCGGTGACCCCAGCCTGGTGTCCTGGGGCTCGATGCTGAAGGCGGCGATGGACACCGGCGCGGTCACCGGCGGCGCCTGGTGGTACCTGCTCCCGCCGGGGCTGGGGATCGTGGTGGTGGTGCTCGCCTTCACCCTGTGCGGGCGGGCGTTGGAGACGGTGTTCAACCCGAGGCTCCGGGGGCAGCGGTGA
- a CDS encoding dipeptide ABC transporter ATP-binding protein: MSPILELRDVSVTYPGADEPAVRGVSLSLGEGETLGLAGESGCGKTTLAMSVLRLLPRSARIEGQVLLDGEDVREMTFGRLRAVRWADASVVFQGAMHALNPVRTIGEQIAEPIKLHGRADGDLRARVADLLAQVELPAERADAYPHELSGGQKQRVMIAMALACEPRLVIADEPTTALDVVVQAQVLDLMRRLVAERGIALVMISHDLSVLSASCERLVVMHRGRVVEDGPARQVMTDPQHEHSKALADAFPTVGDPAFRLTESASRGRELLVAEDVAVDFTGRSGQVVHAVRGVDLSVEEQEIVALVGQSGSGKTTLARTLLGLQQPTRGAVRYDGVPLPTSTAGLRDYRRQVQLVLQDPTGALNPRHTVYEAVAEGLRIHGITDDEPGRVAAALEAAELRPAEKFFGRLPRELSGGQRQRVVIAGALVLEPKVLIADEPVASLDATVRGEVLALLLRLRVERGLSTLVITHDLGLAWNIADRVAVMYHGELVEVGSVEQVLLDPQHDYTKTLLAAVPSVERRAVGTSDQAETTG, encoded by the coding sequence GTGAGTCCGATCCTGGAACTGCGCGACGTGTCGGTGACCTACCCGGGCGCGGACGAGCCCGCCGTGCGCGGGGTGAGCCTGAGCCTCGGCGAGGGCGAGACGCTCGGGCTGGCCGGGGAGTCCGGCTGCGGCAAGACCACCCTGGCGATGTCGGTGCTGCGGTTGCTGCCGCGCTCGGCGCGCATCGAGGGGCAGGTCCTGCTCGACGGCGAGGACGTGCGCGAGATGACCTTCGGGCGGCTGCGCGCGGTGCGCTGGGCGGACGCGTCGGTGGTGTTCCAGGGGGCGATGCACGCGCTGAACCCGGTGCGCACCATCGGCGAGCAGATCGCCGAGCCGATCAAGCTGCACGGCCGCGCGGACGGCGACCTGCGGGCGCGGGTCGCGGACCTGCTGGCCCAGGTGGAGCTGCCCGCCGAGCGGGCCGACGCCTACCCGCACGAGCTCTCCGGCGGGCAGAAGCAGCGGGTCATGATCGCGATGGCGCTGGCCTGCGAGCCGCGGCTGGTGATCGCCGACGAACCCACCACCGCGCTGGACGTCGTGGTGCAGGCGCAGGTCCTCGACCTGATGCGCCGGCTGGTGGCCGAGCGCGGCATCGCGCTGGTGATGATCAGCCACGACCTGTCCGTGCTGTCGGCCAGCTGCGAGCGCCTGGTGGTGATGCACCGCGGGCGCGTGGTGGAGGACGGCCCGGCGCGGCAGGTGATGACCGACCCGCAGCACGAGCACAGCAAGGCGCTGGCCGACGCGTTCCCCACCGTCGGCGACCCGGCGTTCCGGCTCACCGAGAGCGCGTCCCGGGGGCGCGAACTGCTGGTCGCCGAGGACGTGGCGGTCGACTTCACCGGGCGCTCCGGGCAGGTGGTGCACGCGGTGCGCGGGGTGGACCTCTCGGTCGAGGAGCAGGAGATCGTCGCGCTGGTCGGGCAGTCCGGTTCGGGCAAGACCACGCTCGCGCGCACCCTGCTCGGGCTGCAACAGCCGACCAGGGGAGCGGTCCGCTACGACGGCGTGCCGCTGCCGACCAGCACCGCGGGCCTGCGGGACTACCGCAGGCAGGTGCAGCTGGTGCTGCAGGACCCGACCGGGGCGCTCAACCCGCGGCACACCGTCTACGAGGCGGTCGCGGAGGGGCTGCGCATCCACGGCATCACCGACGACGAGCCCGGGCGGGTGGCGGCCGCGCTGGAAGCGGCGGAGCTGCGCCCCGCGGAGAAGTTCTTCGGCCGGCTGCCGCGAGAGCTCTCCGGCGGCCAGCGGCAGCGCGTGGTCATCGCCGGTGCGCTGGTGCTCGAACCGAAGGTGCTCATCGCGGACGAGCCGGTGGCCTCGCTGGACGCGACCGTGCGCGGCGAGGTCCTGGCGCTGCTGCTGCGGCTGCGGGTGGAGCGCGGCCTGTCGACGCTGGTCATCACCCACGACCTCGGGCTGGCGTGGAACATCGCCGACCGGGTGGCGGTGATGTACCACGGCGAGCTGGTGGAGGTCGGCTCGGTGGAGCAGGTCCTGCTCGACCCGCAGCACGACTACACCAAGACGCTGCTGGCCGCCGTGCCCTCCGTCGAGCGCCGCGCGGTGGGGACGTCGGACCAGGCCGAGACGACGGGCTGA
- a CDS encoding uridine kinase, with translation MRVRPVTPERLVAELVDRIDALPGRWARVAVDGAPAAGTGDLADSLVDPLRTRGRETVRVRTADYLRPASLRLEHGRRDPDSYYEGWFDLGGLTREVLDPLADGGSGEVLPALWDAEADRSPRLPGVPLPPRGVAIVDGPLLLGAGLPFDLTVHLWLPEAALHRLTPEAERWTLPAFQRYADEVSPLHLADHVVRVDRPGRPAVVDSLD, from the coding sequence GTGCGAGTCCGACCCGTGACACCGGAGCGGCTGGTGGCGGAACTGGTCGACCGCATCGACGCGCTCCCGGGCCGCTGGGCGCGGGTCGCGGTGGACGGCGCCCCGGCGGCCGGCACCGGTGACCTCGCCGACTCGCTGGTGGACCCGCTGCGCACCCGCGGCCGCGAGACGGTCCGCGTCCGCACGGCCGACTACCTGCGCCCGGCCTCGCTGCGCCTGGAGCACGGCCGCCGCGACCCGGACTCCTACTACGAGGGCTGGTTCGACCTGGGCGGTCTCACCCGCGAAGTCCTGGACCCGCTGGCCGACGGCGGGTCCGGCGAGGTGCTGCCCGCCCTCTGGGACGCCGAAGCGGACCGCTCCCCGCGGCTGCCCGGCGTCCCGCTGCCGCCGCGCGGAGTGGCCATCGTGGACGGTCCGCTGCTGCTGGGCGCGGGACTGCCCTTCGACCTCACCGTGCACCTCTGGCTGCCCGAGGCGGCGCTGCACCGGCTCACCCCGGAGGCGGAGCGCTGGACGCTGCCGGCCTTCCAGCGCTACGCCGACGAGGTCTCCCCGCTCCACCTCGCCGACCACGTGGTCCGCGTCGACCGCCCGGGCCGCCCCGCCGTGGTGGACAGCCTGGACTGA
- a CDS encoding alpha/beta fold hydrolase gives MPSQGVAQVNGLRMHYTTAGSGPGLVLLHGWPQTSHCWRKVIPELARTHTVIAPDLRGYGRTDKPRDGYDKRTMASDVSELVASLGFESVSVVGHDRGARVAHRWGLDRPDQVERVALLDIVPTREMWRRMDTTMGSAYWHWLFHLQPDLPERLAGNDVAGYLGHFFERWTVNRHGLEPEAIDEYVRAFSAPGALRAGFDDYRAAFPLDSEHDDADAEAGRKLTMPALVLWGSAGLPARLPMREIWDAYAEDVTCAEIADCGHFLPEERPEQVLAHLRGFLASSRG, from the coding sequence ATGCCGTCCCAGGGAGTCGCCCAGGTCAACGGGTTGCGCATGCACTACACGACAGCGGGCAGCGGCCCCGGGCTGGTGCTGCTGCACGGCTGGCCGCAGACCAGCCACTGCTGGCGCAAGGTGATCCCGGAGCTGGCCCGCACGCACACCGTGATCGCGCCGGACCTGCGCGGCTACGGCCGCACCGACAAGCCGCGCGACGGCTACGACAAGCGGACGATGGCCAGCGACGTGTCCGAGCTGGTGGCGTCGCTGGGCTTCGAGTCGGTCAGCGTGGTCGGCCACGACCGGGGAGCGCGGGTGGCGCACCGCTGGGGCCTGGACCGGCCGGACCAGGTCGAGCGGGTGGCGCTGCTGGACATCGTGCCCACTCGGGAGATGTGGCGGCGGATGGACACCACCATGGGCTCGGCGTACTGGCACTGGCTGTTCCACCTGCAGCCGGACCTGCCAGAACGCTTGGCGGGCAACGACGTCGCCGGCTACCTCGGCCACTTCTTCGAGCGCTGGACGGTGAACCGGCACGGCCTGGAACCCGAGGCGATCGACGAGTACGTGCGCGCGTTCTCCGCACCGGGGGCGCTGCGCGCGGGGTTCGACGACTACCGCGCGGCGTTCCCGCTCGACAGCGAGCACGACGACGCCGACGCCGAGGCGGGCCGCAAGCTGACCATGCCGGCCCTCGTGCTGTGGGGGTCGGCGGGCCTGCCCGCGCGGCTGCCGATGCGCGAGATCTGGGACGCCTACGCCGAGGACGTCACCTGCGCCGAGATCGCCGACTGCGGGCACTTCCTGCCCGAGGAGCGCCCCGAGCAGGTCCTGGCGCACCTGCGAGGGTTCCTGGCGTCATCGCGCGGTTGA
- a CDS encoding CGNR zinc finger domain-containing protein, with protein MSDWVRDGGRLCLDLVNTLRDRYGGGRELLVSPDLLADWLREVGLLADGRPSDAHLASAVALREAIDRAVLARADRAIPAGPDVELINAAARGENREALQLRVGRDGSVAAVRPQPRDPVRAALAAVAVDAIELLATEPFPRVAVCAFHRCGLRFLDTSPARNRQWCSMARCGNRAKARQHYARRRAGA; from the coding sequence ATGAGCGACTGGGTGCGCGACGGCGGTCGGCTCTGCCTCGACCTGGTCAACACGCTGCGCGATCGCTACGGCGGCGGCCGCGAGCTGCTGGTGTCGCCGGACCTGCTGGCGGACTGGCTGCGGGAGGTCGGGCTCCTCGCGGACGGCCGGCCCTCGGACGCGCACCTGGCCAGCGCGGTGGCGCTGCGGGAGGCGATCGACCGGGCGGTGCTGGCCCGCGCGGACCGCGCGATCCCCGCCGGGCCCGACGTGGAGCTGATCAACGCAGCGGCCCGGGGTGAGAACCGCGAAGCGCTCCAGCTGCGCGTGGGCCGGGACGGGTCCGTCGCGGCGGTGCGCCCGCAACCGCGCGATCCGGTGCGGGCGGCGCTGGCGGCGGTGGCCGTCGACGCGATCGAACTGCTGGCCACCGAGCCGTTCCCGCGCGTGGCGGTCTGCGCGTTCCACCGCTGCGGGCTCCGCTTCCTGGACACCTCGCCGGCCCGCAACCGGCAGTGGTGCTCCATGGCCCGCTGCGGCAACCGGGCCAAGGCCCGCCAGCACTACGCCCGGCGCAGGGCCGGGGCCTGA
- a CDS encoding S66 peptidase family protein, translating to MELPMSMRELRRPPRLRSGDTVALVAPAGPVPEDLLDAGLAHLRAWGLDVRVGKHVRDRHPRLGYLAGTDAERAADLQEAWCDPDVTAVFCARGGYGSMRVLDHLDWGEMAAAGPKVFVGSSDITALHEAVATQLGLVTVFGPMVATEAFVQDPAAREHLRRTLFQPESVTILTRSSADALVRGRARGTTYGGNLSIVAASLGAPDAPTPPERGIALLEDVTESPYQLDRFVTQLLRAGWFDHAVGIALGSWTECGPLEEVRAVMSDLLGGLGVPVLWELGFGHCTAQRTIPLGVAAELDTDAQRLSVLQPALL from the coding sequence ATGGAGCTGCCGATGAGCATGCGCGAACTACGTCGCCCGCCGCGGTTGCGCAGCGGTGACACGGTGGCGCTGGTCGCCCCGGCCGGCCCGGTGCCCGAGGACCTGCTCGACGCCGGACTGGCCCACCTGCGGGCGTGGGGCCTGGACGTGCGCGTCGGCAAGCACGTCCGCGACCGCCACCCGCGACTGGGCTACCTGGCCGGCACCGACGCCGAGCGGGCCGCCGACCTGCAGGAGGCCTGGTGCGACCCGGACGTGACCGCGGTGTTCTGCGCGCGCGGCGGGTACGGCAGCATGCGGGTCCTGGACCACCTGGACTGGGGCGAGATGGCCGCGGCCGGACCGAAGGTCTTCGTCGGCTCCAGCGACATCACCGCCCTGCACGAGGCCGTCGCCACCCAACTCGGCCTGGTCACGGTGTTCGGCCCGATGGTCGCCACGGAGGCGTTCGTGCAGGACCCGGCGGCGCGGGAGCACCTGCGCCGCACCCTGTTCCAGCCCGAGTCGGTCACCATCCTGACCCGGTCCTCCGCGGACGCCCTGGTGCGCGGCCGCGCCCGGGGCACCACCTACGGCGGCAACCTGAGCATCGTGGCGGCCTCGCTCGGCGCGCCCGACGCACCGACCCCGCCGGAACGCGGCATCGCGCTGCTGGAGGACGTCACCGAGTCCCCGTACCAGCTGGACCGGTTCGTCACCCAGCTGCTGCGCGCGGGCTGGTTCGACCACGCCGTGGGCATCGCGCTCGGGTCGTGGACCGAGTGCGGGCCGCTGGAGGAGGTGCGCGCGGTGATGTCGGACCTGCTGGGCGGTCTGGGCGTGCCGGTCCTGTGGGAGCTCGGCTTCGGGCACTGCACCGCGCAGCGCACCATCCCGCTCGGCGTGGCCGCCGAACTGGACACCGATGCCCAGCGGCTGTCCGTCCTGCAACCGGCCCTGCTCTGA
- a CDS encoding DUF3090 domain-containing protein, with protein MARVIHVFRQPDRFVAGTVGEPGDRTFYLQATEDVRTVSVQLEKQQVSVLAERIGALLDEVQRRFNAELPAQTPEELVDTDPLQVPVDEEFRVGTMGLGWDAETEAVVVELLAVTDEEIDESVVLDDTEEGPDALRVFLTPAHARAFAERAERVINAGRKPCPLCAEPLDPSGHICPRQNGYRRAEEV; from the coding sequence ATGGCTCGTGTCATCCACGTCTTCCGTCAACCCGACCGCTTCGTCGCCGGAACGGTCGGGGAACCTGGCGACCGCACCTTCTACCTGCAGGCGACCGAGGACGTCCGCACGGTGAGCGTGCAGCTCGAGAAGCAGCAGGTGTCGGTGCTCGCCGAACGCATCGGCGCGCTGCTGGACGAGGTGCAGCGGCGCTTCAACGCCGAGCTGCCCGCCCAGACCCCGGAGGAGCTCGTCGACACCGACCCGCTGCAGGTGCCCGTCGACGAGGAGTTCCGGGTCGGGACCATGGGGCTGGGCTGGGACGCCGAGACCGAGGCGGTGGTGGTCGAACTGCTCGCCGTCACCGACGAGGAGATCGACGAGTCGGTGGTGCTCGACGACACCGAGGAGGGCCCCGACGCGCTGCGGGTGTTCCTCACCCCCGCGCACGCGCGGGCGTTCGCCGAGCGCGCGGAGCGCGTCATCAACGCCGGCCGCAAGCCCTGCCCGCTGTGCGCCGAACCGCTCGACCCGAGCGGGCACATCTGCCCCCGGCAGAACGGCTACCGCCGCGCAGAAGAGGTCTGA
- a CDS encoding SCO1664 family protein, which produces MRADDPAVHELLLHGRLDVQGRLVEASNATLFCGVEVDGLSAECVYKPVRGERPLWDFPDGTLAGREVGSYLLAESTGWGLVPPTVLRDGPFGPGMVQLWVDVEEGSELVDVVPPDEVPDGWLPVLRAQDHHGDPVVLAHADHEQLQRLAVLDVVINNADRKGGHILHAPDGRVLGVDHGVSLNTDDKLRTVLWGWIGEPLPEEAVDRLGELRARMEGELAEQLAEHITVKEVQAISARIDRLLEAGVFPAPSGDWPAIPWPAF; this is translated from the coding sequence GTGCGCGCCGATGATCCAGCGGTCCACGAGCTGCTCCTGCACGGCCGGTTGGACGTCCAGGGGCGGTTGGTGGAGGCGTCCAACGCGACGCTGTTCTGCGGGGTCGAGGTCGACGGCCTGTCCGCCGAGTGCGTCTACAAGCCGGTGCGCGGGGAGCGCCCGCTGTGGGACTTCCCGGACGGCACGCTGGCCGGCCGCGAGGTCGGTTCCTACCTGCTCGCCGAGAGCACGGGCTGGGGACTGGTCCCGCCGACGGTGCTGCGCGACGGCCCGTTCGGGCCGGGCATGGTGCAGCTGTGGGTGGACGTCGAGGAGGGCTCCGAGCTGGTCGACGTCGTCCCACCGGACGAGGTGCCGGACGGCTGGTTGCCGGTGCTGCGCGCCCAGGACCACCACGGTGATCCCGTCGTGCTCGCGCACGCCGACCACGAGCAGCTGCAGCGCCTGGCGGTGCTCGACGTGGTGATCAACAACGCCGACCGCAAGGGCGGGCACATCCTGCACGCCCCGGACGGCCGGGTGCTGGGCGTGGACCACGGGGTCAGCCTCAACACCGACGACAAGCTGCGCACCGTGCTGTGGGGGTGGATCGGCGAGCCGCTGCCGGAGGAGGCCGTCGACCGCCTCGGTGAGCTGCGCGCCCGGATGGAGGGGGAGCTGGCGGAGCAGCTGGCCGAGCACATCACGGTGAAGGAGGTCCAGGCGATCAGCGCCCGGATCGACCGTCTGCTCGAGGCCGGGGTGTTCCCGGCCCCGTCCGGCGACTGGCCCGCCATCCCCTGGCCCGCCTTCTGA
- a CDS encoding MBL fold metallo-hydrolase produces the protein MRIPSSYADRLHTPLPGFRDVLRLMWTGGFRGRVEDADRIPVLRRGLPPVAAQDTAVTWVGHSTYVLRMAGATVLTDPVWSSRIPGVPRRLTPPGVAFSELPPVDAVVISHNHYDHLDAPTVQRLPRSTPVLVPAGLGRWFRRRGFTEVVELDWWQSAEVAGLTFDFAPARHWSRRGPLDTCRSLWGSWVITGPRHRVYHAGDSGYGPHFAEIGQRYPGIDVAMVPIGAYDPRWFMAPVHMDPEEAVQAVADLGAAHAATMHWGTFVLTREPVVEPLTRVRKAWREAGRDPEQLWDLAIGESRVLEA, from the coding sequence GTGCGAATCCCGTCCTCCTACGCCGACCGCCTGCACACCCCGTTGCCCGGCTTCCGCGACGTGCTGCGGCTGATGTGGACCGGCGGGTTCCGGGGACGGGTGGAGGACGCCGACCGGATCCCGGTGCTGCGCCGCGGCCTGCCGCCGGTCGCCGCGCAGGACACCGCGGTGACCTGGGTCGGCCACTCCACCTACGTGCTGCGGATGGCCGGGGCCACGGTGCTCACAGACCCGGTGTGGTCCTCCCGGATCCCCGGCGTGCCGCGACGGCTGACCCCGCCCGGTGTGGCGTTCAGCGAGCTGCCGCCGGTCGACGCGGTGGTGATCAGCCACAACCACTACGACCACCTGGACGCCCCGACGGTCCAGCGGCTGCCGCGCTCGACGCCGGTGCTGGTGCCCGCCGGGCTGGGCCGCTGGTTCCGGCGGCGCGGCTTCACCGAGGTCGTCGAGCTCGACTGGTGGCAGTCCGCGGAGGTGGCCGGACTGACCTTCGACTTCGCCCCGGCCCGGCACTGGAGCCGCCGGGGCCCGCTCGACACCTGCCGGAGCCTGTGGGGCAGCTGGGTGATCACCGGGCCGCGGCACCGCGTCTACCACGCCGGGGACAGCGGCTACGGGCCGCACTTCGCCGAGATCGGGCAGCGGTACCCGGGCATCGACGTGGCCATGGTGCCCATCGGCGCCTACGACCCGCGCTGGTTCATGGCACCGGTGCACATGGACCCGGAGGAGGCCGTGCAGGCCGTCGCGGACCTGGGCGCCGCGCACGCGGCCACGATGCACTGGGGCACCTTCGTGCTCACCCGCGAACCGGTCGTGGAACCGTTGACCCGGGTCCGCAAGGCCTGGCGCGAGGCGGGCCGCGACCCGGAGCAGCTGTGGGACCTGGCGATCGGCGAATCGCGCGTCCTGGAGGCCTGA
- a CDS encoding serine hydrolase has translation MEIEVEPGEVGFDPDRLRRIDRHFAQYVDAGKLPGWLVMVTRRGKVAHLATHGMRDVESGAPVEQDTLFRIYSMTKPITSTAIMMLFEEGAFELTDPVSDFIPSFADLRVYTGGTARAPQTRPAGEEMRIWHLLTHTSGLTYAFHYLHPVDELYRQAGFENGVADDMDLAGCCDEWASLPLLFDPGAAWNYSVSTDVLGRIVEVASGQTLDEFFRTRIFEPLGMTDTGFAVDRSDADRLATLYVADPEGKARRHPKHDLAHAAAFELPKALSGGGGLFSTAHDYHRFTQMLLRRGELDGTRLLGSRTVDYMTRNHLPGGADLETLALGSFSEAANAGKGFGLGFSVVDDPVAAKVPSSKGEFAWGGMASTAFWVDPQEELTVVFMTQLMPSSTHPIRSQLHQLVYQALVD, from the coding sequence GTGGAGATCGAGGTGGAGCCCGGCGAAGTCGGTTTCGACCCGGACCGGCTGCGGCGCATCGACCGGCACTTCGCCCAGTACGTCGACGCGGGCAAGCTGCCCGGCTGGCTGGTCATGGTCACCCGCCGCGGCAAGGTCGCGCACCTCGCCACGCACGGGATGCGCGACGTCGAGAGCGGTGCGCCGGTGGAGCAGGACACGCTGTTCCGCATCTACTCGATGACCAAGCCGATCACCTCCACGGCGATCATGATGCTGTTCGAGGAAGGTGCCTTCGAGCTCACCGACCCGGTCAGCGACTTCATCCCGTCCTTCGCCGACCTGCGGGTCTACACCGGGGGCACGGCCCGCGCGCCGCAGACCCGCCCGGCGGGCGAGGAGATGCGGATCTGGCACCTGCTGACCCACACCTCGGGGCTCACCTACGCCTTCCACTACCTGCACCCGGTGGACGAGCTCTACCGGCAGGCGGGCTTCGAGAACGGCGTGGCCGACGACATGGACCTGGCCGGCTGCTGTGACGAGTGGGCGTCGCTGCCGCTGCTGTTCGACCCCGGCGCCGCCTGGAACTACTCGGTGTCCACCGACGTGCTCGGCCGGATCGTCGAGGTGGCCTCCGGGCAGACCCTCGACGAGTTCTTCCGCACCCGGATCTTCGAACCGCTGGGCATGACCGACACCGGGTTCGCGGTGGACCGCTCCGACGCCGACCGGCTGGCCACCCTGTACGTGGCCGACCCGGAGGGCAAGGCCCGGCGCCACCCGAAGCACGACCTGGCCCACGCGGCCGCCTTCGAACTGCCCAAGGCGCTCTCCGGCGGCGGCGGGCTGTTCTCCACGGCGCACGACTACCACCGGTTCACCCAGATGCTGCTGCGCCGGGGCGAGCTGGACGGCACCCGGCTGCTGGGCAGCCGCACGGTGGACTACATGACCCGCAACCACCTGCCGGGCGGCGCCGACCTGGAGACGCTGGCGCTCGGCTCCTTCTCCGAGGCGGCCAACGCGGGCAAGGGCTTCGGCCTGGGCTTCTCCGTGGTGGACGACCCGGTGGCCGCCAAGGTGCCCAGCTCGAAGGGCGAGTTCGCCTGGGGCGGCATGGCGAGCACGGCGTTCTGGGTGGACCCGCAGGAGGAGCTGACGGTCGTGTTCATGACCCAGCTGATGCCCTCCAGCACCCACCCGATCCGCTCCCAGCTGCACCAGCTCGTCTACCAGGCCCTGGTGGACTGA